The sequence below is a genomic window from Humulus lupulus chromosome 3, drHumLupu1.1, whole genome shotgun sequence.
TAATGCCTATGGGGTCAACCTAGGGTGTTTAAAAGGGATTGTGAGTATAGTTGATTTTGTTGTTGATTCTTTTGTTTGTTGATTTTATCTTGATATTAGAAACATGATCATAATTGTTTTGATGTTGCATCATCTAGGGTTTTCGAAAATCATTGTGGGGATCCTATGTTTATGTTGTCATTAGTATTTTGATTCTAGTGATCTATTTGTAAGTATGCAAAGATGATAATAGATGCATGCTAGGGTTTGAGTTTTGGATTTGTTGTTGTTTGAGCATAAAGGTTTTCGGCTATGGGTGCATATTGTGACCTAGACTTGTTTGATTTATGGTTGTTAGTGTTACATGTTTAAATATGATGCGAGGTGCATATGAGCATGTGTTTTAAATCTATGCTTGCTAATTTTATTATGCATTCAATtgtaatttataaacaattttgcAAGATAACCAATCATGTTTTGTAATTCACCTTTGAAAACAAAGACAAGCAAAACAGGTAAATTTTACATGTGAATATGTATTTTTCCTTCATCAAATGcatgctgttttttttttttattttttacaaagaTTGTGAAAGAATCTATATTTTTTTATGCttacaaatttaattattaaGGATTAATGTAACAAATGCTTGTTGGAATTTTTGGTTTGTTAGgagaaaatgtcttttaaataaaataagtaaagcaTGCGCTCAAGTAGATTAAACCTTAGAACTATGTTCATGTAAAATGTGATTTTCATACTTTAATGGGTattttctcatatatatatatgcacttttttttttttttacaaaataattaagtaaCATTATTTTTAAAGGGTGACCAaatgatttatttaataaatgggaCTATAGTTGGAGTTTTTTAACTTTTATATATAGATGACCTAAATGTATAACTTTTTTATTGTAGAAatgttattattttaaaattgatatgtaacattttaatatatatatatatattgtcaagATAAAAAGAACTTTGTAAAATAAAGTACTCAcgccaaattaattattttacaattaactacaaaaaaaatttgtcactttattatttattttttaaaaaaaataataaatgagattattattttatacaaCTAGGActaaagaatttttttaataaattgaatttttgtaataaaatttatggATAGAAAATGTATGATTTAAAGGAATAAAGTGGTAATAATCAATTAGCTATTATTTTATGTTGCTAGATTTAgtgaaattgacaagaaaataaaggaaCAAATAATTCCAACTTCAACGCTAGTTTTAAGAATTGTcgcacgtatgcatgttacatgaaaGTTCACTTTTACgctcaaatatatgttatttaattaaattcatGGTTCCTGATTTTAAATCATTGagaattatttaatataattgacattattcttttatgaatcTATGTGACGTTTTTGTATGAATAAAGTTATGGTGCAACTTGTAtcacgtgtgcatgacccatgcacatgtGGGGTATGTATGGTGAGCATGTGTAatcttacatgattttaagacAAATGTTTGATTGTGATTTTAGGTTCGTTGTGAAGTATCCCGCACTTTAtattttgcttggacttgaggtaaggaagttagctataATTTATATGCATTATGTTACGAAAACTATGAACTAATATGATTGCAAAAGTTATGGTGTTAAAGAAATTATGAACTATGGTAAGCTAAAGTATTATGAAAAGTACGAattattatgttatgatatgaattgttGTATatctgcttgtatgttgtatgaaaagtagtaggttgttagcgtactgaacgcgacacaacaaatgagttactaaggatttgacgtaactcatagggcggatgcGCCGATGTTATTCGAGGACATGAGTTCTTGTTActtcatagaggaggtcttaccagtttatgcttttgttagttacctcaagatgtgacatggacaatacgttgggaatacttatacatgatcttatttattttcatgtaaattatatattaaacaaattaatataagaaaacctagaacatgtttcaataattgaatttaaacagagataatgataagaacacttacattatgtgcagcggaatgaataagtcattccttcaatttctctaagacaagaatttgaaccttttattaattgttattcaattgattaggccctatctaataatgcaaagcaaataggcCTTCACAAGTAGAACCACTCACAAGAGAGGGATTTAaattttacatgttcaattgggtccaaataaaacctaatattttatgaaagttttatttgagttttcctagatttttcaaaacaaaaattgGGTCATTATTATTCTTATATTTAAAGCTCAAATgcaaaaataacttaataatgatgcttaatatgttaataattggatgggcaTAACGTGTTAATATATGaacatgtattattaaattatgcaaatataccacaacaatataaaaataacataattaattgACATAGAATTCATtagacaaaattcaatataattaattaaacaagttgcaaaatattagattaattaaaatagaatttatcaaacaaaattcaatttcataTAATTAATGTAAACTAGGTTGTTAAGTGGTTAAGAATGACAAGgtaaaatattttaaccaattttaaaatatcaaaatatcttttacccaaatttaaaatatcttaaaatatacAGAATTATCAGATAACCAATTTCaagtattttaaacaataaaaatatcttgaataatcatataaccaattttaatatttcaattataacaaaataaaaaaaaatatcttaaaatatcttgATTATCAAGTAACAAATTCAAAAgatttttaaaaaactaaaatatctaaaatgaTCAGgcaatcaattttaaatattttaaacttaactgTACAAAATGtctatttaaaaaaacaaaaattttaattttaattattatttttttgcgaaaAGTATCGTCGCAGGGTCCAGCACCAATACCGTAAGGACATCTGTACAGTCGGGGTCCCAGCGACTTCTTCATGCGTGCCCAGCACGCACACTGCCCAATCAatccaaaaaaatatttaaaaatctgtgcaatttttcaattcctaaaacaaccaaattattgctaaatttacacaacaaaacataaacatgtaccatccaattaacaccctaacatatcaatcaatttcatacatattcaatcatgaaaataaactagcaaacTATAGCTCTAAGGCCAATTGTAGGAAATTGCATATTACAgaatctttgtttattttcatgtaatttacatattatcaaacaaacatataAATTCCTaaaacatgctcctatgaaattgatataaaacagagtaaagtaaagaaacttacattatgcagcggaactggaacaactcttctttcaatctctctaactctttATTCCTTTTTGTAggagagtattatcaagagattgaactacaTCAGCAATACAGTTTTcatcaccaagcctttgatcaatctagaactagtgtgggctagttttcaacacatgagatagagatctagaagagaagcaGAAGAGAGTGAGTGAGTGACCAAGAAATGATTAGATTGtataggttttcacttacccaatcaATCAAATGAGACTAACTTTATGAAAACCCTGGATAtcatattacttatatatgcaacttaatgagttttatttaaatttaaattaagtaaaaataataaaaaaatcaaagccttgggctcctacaaatggacttgggcccaatctctttattttgaatttaagtcTCAATTGGGCCTCAATtcaaaatctttttatttatttatcttttaattaattaattaaatccttattcaaattaactaattataatttgaaacttgatttaatattatttatttatattaacaccaatttatcaatattaataaattttcccaaagattctcttttattctctaaatctcatatctcagtaaaattttccaaaattgaggTAGTCAACattaaaaatcataattgataattaaatcaattaattgagacatcctagatgatttggtcaacgacacagagtcacaaAAATGATATGAATAAGAGAATTGAATTTAAGAATGTAAACAACACaatgattttatagtggttcgaccccaagaattggtaatgacctacgtccacttagtgtttttattaatGTAGAAGAACTCCAAAACCGCGATCAGCGAACAAGGGTTCATTGAGTTTCACAAGTCTTGAAGATAGATACAAATATTGTGTATAAAATCACTATTTTTCtttgaatacaaattattgcgtAAGACATAAATGAATCCTATgagtcatatttataggctcatggatgtacatatAGGCTTATGGCTCGTCCTTAACTTGTGTTACAAGCAAAATAACAATATAAATAACATTGATTACATTTGAATTAATAAATATCCctgaaatatctaacttataaccaTTTATGAGCATTTGTCTCGGTCCCACGAGCAGATCTGGTTGCATGTTTCTGTCTATCTTCTTTTCCTGCTGCTCATCATATTCCTTTTGTTGATCGAGCAACTCAATTTCTTCTAATACTCTGGTCGTAGGTCGACCAATCCTTCATTAATAATCACTCACATGTTGTTCACGTGCCTCTTTAACATGTCACgccatcatgcaaatatttagggaaacacataccacaaaatacatatGTTGAGTtgaaaaacttacaaaattattgctcaaaaatgtatataccaacaaaacttacaaaagtattactccaaaatgtatatactatgctaacaaaattatataataccattaaaatgtataaaccatgataaaaaaattatatactacaattatgtataataagatagaaactaaatatcataaaaaaaaatgatataccatactacaaaaaacatatacactagttgGAAAATTATATATACCATCACCccattaaaaacttaaaaaatcaattaattttaaaataaaaactaatatacatatattattatattaaagtcatacactcttaaataaataaataaaaataacaatttaaGTAATCAACAATTTAAAATGGTCATTTCTCTACAATTTAAAAAATGAagacattagcttcttgatgcTATTGTTTTGGGTCATTTTCTATAATTTCTCTAAAAAAATTTTTACTAGAATTAGGTGTAAGGTGATCTCTAATTCATTTCCACGATTGCAAGGTTTTTTATGGAATTTTTAAAAACACAAATTTATGTATGATATTTAGCTAAATCTCAAGAGTAAAAAATTGTATaaaccattttttttattaataaccAGGTACATCAACATCAATatgaaattattttttttctttttaaaaaaaggtTAATACTATATtagttattaaaaaattattcaaatagtATTTTGGCATATAATATTCAGTTTGTTCCAAAAAATCCTTGACCTAGACAATAGATAATTGTTGAAATTACCTAAAACAAACATTCAAACTATGATTTCGTGTGTGTATGTGTGAATTGTGGTCTCTAATTTAAAACAATGTCATTCAAATTGAGAGAAAAACTTAAAATTGGGTCCTAAATTGGAAGGGAATAAGAGGataaaatgatatttatgttatttttgggAGTTGAATTCTTCCGCATCCACAGTAAGACAACCGACCAGACAAAATAAGGCCCAACTTAGCTATGTGTACTGAAAAGCCCAATATTCAGCTGTGagaggggagagagagagagttgtgcGTGATTGCGTACTCTCTAGGCGTCACCTCTGATTGATGGCATCACAGACTAGTCTCTTCCCCGTTTCTGCCATCGAATCCCCCATTTTTGCTTCGCCTTCCTTTTCTCGATCATGTAATGAACTCTTTCTTCTCTTTCACCGCGAACTTTTGTGTTGTGAATCAAGCAAAAGAAACCAGTAACTGTATTATCACTTCAGTTCTTCATTTTTATTTGTTTCTTACATGGGTCTTTGTTATTGTCCATTTTAAATCTAATTTCGTTTCTGGGTTCTGAATGTTTTTCATGATCCAGCTGCTTTTCAAGTTTGTTTATATGCCAGTGTAACTCTTGATCATAAACAATGGTTTTCTTTCAAGTTTTGAACCAATAAAAGAGAAGTTTGTGTGAACTGCGCAATGTTCTAAATGCATGAATGAGTTTCCAGCTTCTAATTTGGTTGATTTATTTCCTATGACTGTTCGAGTTGCTTTTTCGGTAATGGTTTTGCATATTTTCACGTACATCTAATAGATAGACTTATATGCTTTGTAGAACTAGAAAATTACAATATACTGCTCAGTTGCAAAAGGGTTATATTGATTTTGGCTTCATAATTGTGTTGATatatctaaaaatatatattttaaaaaactatttgttgttatttttatggTCTGTATGAATAGTTGTGATTACACCAAATCTACAGGTATTTGTGAAAGCAGTCCAGAGAAATCATAATTTTATGTTTCTAAGATGATTGAGTAGAGAATAACGATTGtcacaataaaaaaaatgaaaatgaattTATGAGACTCTTTATTGGAAATGAATTATGAGGTGTTATTAATCAGTACATGGGGAATTTTAGGAATCCTTAAATACAGTCTGACGAAAACAGAGATACTTAGGCGTGTTTTTGTGTCAAAAGATTTATCAATATAGTCATAATCTAATCAATAGTGTGTGACTTTTGATTGCAGATTTGAGTTGGAAGACCTACTATTACTAATAAAACATGTGTGTGTTCTAATTAGTTTATGTTTGAAACCATTGTGTGGTGACTCATTGTCCCATCAATGAACAAGGTTAATTTTGTCTGCACCATAACTGTTCTCAAATGTCAAATGAAATGATATATTTCATGCAAGTGACTGTATTTGGTTTTGGTACATGTGAATTGTGATTCAGAAGTCATTTGTTTGCTACGCAGTGGTATCTGTACCGCCCAGAGCAAAAGATGTCAGATTCGAACAATGAGTGTACGAAGGAGCATGAGCTTGCCAATAATACATTTGAAAACAAAGTTGGTGGTGACAATTCTGAGGATGAACCAAAATCTTTGGACAAAAGTGATGAAAATGATGCCCCGGCTTCAGACAAACATGATGAAAATCCCATGCCTTCACCTCTACAGGAGGTATAGGTGCTGCTTCCGTTGTGTATAGTATTCTGTTTGATTTGCTTTATAGAAAGAAATAATCTTCACTGTAAATAATTACACTAAATAAATACATTTCGAATTCTTCAATATAGTCCCTAGTTCTTTCGTATTGGGATTTTTCATGATAAAAGGTAACAAAGAATCTGTGATTGCTACCAAATTATAGATGCTATATGTCTAATCCATCTTAAACATCAGAAAGGAATATCTAGATTGTTTTTATAAGCTCCATTGCTTTGACTTCAAAGAGCCTGACTTTGTGAAAATTTAAGGTGGATTCCAATGATAATGTCAAAATAATTTCCTAGCTTCACATTTTCTGAACTTTTCTTGTTTGTAGAGAAAAGTTTCTTTGTTTGTTATTGCGATCATCATGTATTTGCCATTCTGTCTTCTGCAGCAGGAAACTGTCAAGAAAAAGTATGGTGGAATTATGCCAAAGAAACCTCCACTGATATCAAAGGTAAAACCGGTTTGTCTTCTTATtcatttttcttctctttcttctctagGAGCATACCTGCCTAGTTCGATTGATTACACTTGAGAATTGCCAACAATGAGATTTTAATTGCTGCCAGGACCATGAGCGTGCTTTTTTTGATTCTGCGGATTGGGCATTAGGAAAGGTACTCACTTTGATTGTATCATTACTTCAACTTCCCTTTGCTTAATTGTATTTGTTACCTTCTGCCTACAACTTTACATTTGACTCTTGCCTGTGCAATCTAAAACTCAATTTTCTAATCTCTAAGCCCTCGTCTTTTGTAACTTGTCCAGCAGCAAGGGGCACAAAAACCAAAAGGGCCACTTGAAGCACTTCGCCCAAAGCTGCAGGTATTTGATGTTCATGATGCTTCTCAGTTTTTTCCCTAGAAATTAGAGGTATTCAAATGATCATggatatttttaacatttttattcCTATCCTTTTGCTTTCTGTTGCCTTTTTTTGGGAATCAGCCAACTCCACACCACCAAAATCGATCAAGACGTTCAGCTTATTCTCCGGCAGATGAGAGTGAATGTATGTATCCTTGAATGCTTAGCCCATATTCATTAGCACGACCCTCTTTTTCTCCCTGAACTTGCCAAAGTCAATTCATAACATTTCAgccattttcttttcttcttacaGTGGAGGACGGCCATGCAAACACTTCATCGAAGGAACAAACAACATTAGACCATGATGATACCAGCAACATTGCTTAAAGCGTTGCCTTGGATTTTACAATCTGAATCATTGTCTGATCAAATTATGCTTGTTTCTCAAACTTGGAAGGATGACATATTGATCCTTTCTaaccaaataaattaaaatggcaCATTTTTGGTACTGGTGTAAAGTCATTCATACCATATGCATCAAAGAAGTCGAATATAGGGTATGCTgacaatttttgtttttttgtggGGTTAAAGGGTGTAGTTAATTCATAATCATGTGTTTGTTTCAATGTTTAAGTTGTTTTATGTCGTAATACAAGTAATTAATGTAGTTTAGGAAAGATCAATTTACTTgaaaatatttatatacaaataGAATGGTAGCATTTTCCATTTTTTTAATGGACTAGTAGTACCATCTGTAAGACCCAAATGTTTGGTCGTAACAAGTTTCCATTTTTACAAGTATAAAAGGATACGTGTGCTAAAATGAATCCTTTTATTAAAAGGCTAACATACTCCAGAATTGAAAGGACAACTAGGTTATGCCACAACATATTCTCAAAGGCAAACCCGtttaaagaaaagagaaattcaCTAATGATATGAACCAATAAGATAAGTTTTTCTTCTTAATtcttttttttactataaatagaAATTAACTAACTACTCGAGAGGACCTTTGATTCATTTTGTTGCTTGTTGCTTGTTGCTTGTTTTTAGTCTATTGTTTTTTTTAGAGAATTCATTATGACTTGAGCATTAGTGAGTCTTTTTTGCATATACTTCTAGAGGGTTCTTTCATCTTAGTACTTTCAAGGACATTGAATAGTTAATCAAGGGTGAAATATATTATGCaagatattttatataattagatatttctaattatgaaaaatatttattatgaCGATTTTTGGATTCAACAATTGGCATCATCTATAGAAAAGATTATCATATATCTTGCATTTTGTTCGTCCAATTCTTTGAGTACTCGTAGATTTTGTAGTAGAAATGCAATCTTTTAAGCCAAAATTGTTAGAAGAACTACAACAATATGTTGAGAAGGAATGTGTCTAAAATATGAGTAATGACGATTCTTTTGATATTCTGGGATCCAGAATAGGCTTGATTTTGGAAGCACcaatgaagcagaatacaaaTTATTGATTTACGACTCAAAAATAGCTAGAGGTATGGGGATTAAAGAAGATACAAGTCAGAAGAGACTCACTTATGGTggtggtggcacaagtatcaagAAACTACATTGCAAAGAAAAAAACTACTCATGTTTAAATGGTTCCGCAAATCACTAAAAATTCAAGTAAATTTTAAACGGTTAAATTATTACCTTAGGCAGGTTAACAATGGGTCCCACCTCCAACTAagatgattatatatatttttaaggaaaTTCTTATATAGGCACGTCACTTTTGTCCTTACCGATATAGGCATTTTTATTTTCACTATATAGAgaaattataacctaattttttttatatgactgtGTACGTTGTAGTTATACTAAGTATCTACAAATTTTTtggaaaattatgaataatttatggtatcaaaatcaaggtttaaataatcAGTTGCATGAGTGCATGTTTTTTTTATACGTGTATATGATAGAGTTATTATTTGAGCTTTTGAATTTGAGTGATTTGTGTTCATAGTGTGTTGTTTTGGTcacttttttattaattttgtttgtatattttattttaatcaaGGTCAAATATTGTTGGAAAAAAATTGGCTTAAGGTCTAAAGTGTGCGATATCTATTTTGAAGGGCAAAAGGAATGGATGCTTGGAGAGCTTAGTGGAAAATGTGTAAAGATAACATTTTGGTGCTGGAATCCAGAAACTTTGTTGCAGCATCATTTCAACAATGTTGCAGCAAAGTGTGCAGCAGTCAGCTTGAGTCATGCACACTTGGCAACTCATTAATGAGTTGGAATAATGTGTTGGATTGGGAGGATGAGTAGGATATCAGCTCGTTTTAATTGGAAAAAAGGTAGACCCCACATGTGGAAGAAAAAAGAGAGGGTTTCTACGCATTTTGAGAACCCTAATTACTCATCCATTCTTCTACATGATAAACAGAGTTAATATATGTAAATGCTTTGTATAGTGTTTAATTATTTTCTGGTCGTTATTGTTAATATGTGGTCCTTGGCATAAATGACCCTTTCTTTGTACAGTTAACACGTGTATACTATCTGTCTATTAATACAATTCTCACCAGTCTCTTCATTCTTGAGCTGGCATTCCACATTATTGTTCAACTTTATTGTTCCCTCTTTATGGTATCAGTAGCCCAGGCATCCTAACCCTTTTGTCGCCATGACCGACCTCTCTTCCTCGGCTGTCAGTGttactggcccaccaccaaccaATAACCCTCTTCCCAATTCCCCAAATCAGGCCCCAGCACCGCCATCCCCTGCTCCTCCTCTTTTCGGTCAGCCTCCACAAAACCTGTTTCCTTCTCTTCATCAACCATAATCTATCAAACTTGATGAAACGAATCTGCTCCTTTGGCGTAATCAGATTCTGAATGTGGTTCTTGCTCACGGCCTTGAAGACTTCTTACTTGGTACTAGCCCTATTCCTCCTCGGTTTCTTGATGATCAGATGCTTGAACCGAATCCAGCTTTTCTTCAATGGGAGCGTCCAAACCGACTGGTAATGAGTTGGATTTACTCATCTCTGACTCCTGCAATGATGGGTCGTATCATGGAATACAACACCGCTCGGGATATTTGGCGTTCTCTCACTCAGATGTATCACTCTCCTTCAATAGCTACTGTAATGGGTCTCAGCTCTCAACTGCGCACCATTAAGAAGGATGGTCTGACTGTAACTGACTATATTTCTCGTCTTAAGTCTGTTTTTGATCACTATTCTGCTATTGGTGAACCGTTGCCTTACAGGGACAAACTCATTCGGGTCTTGGAAGGTCTTGGTGCTGAATATGATTCGTTTGTCACCTCCATTCAAAATCGTCCCGATCAGCCACCGTTGGAAGAGGTGTTCAGTCTTCTACATACTTTCGAGTACCACCAGACTTAATGTTCTGCTGAACAACAACTTGCCTTTGCCCAAGCTAATCTCACTACCCATCCTCCCCGACGACCCAAATCCTTTTATCCTTCCCCCAAATCGCCACAAATGCCTCCTTCATATTCCCCCACACAACCTCCGTACCCTTCCCGTGGCTCTGGTCTCCTTGGAAAACCTCCTTCTGCACCTTCCTCCTGGTCTCCTCGTCCCCTGGGTAACCGTCCCCATTGTCAAATTTGCCTCAAACCAGGTCATTCTGCCCTTACTTGTTACCATCGTGCCAACCTTAACTATCAGCCCCAACATCCCAATCCTCATCCTAGACCGTCCAACTCTCAGTCCACTAACCCCTTTGCCGCAATGCTTACTACCTCTTCCACCTCCTCCCCGAGTGACTCTGGCTGGTATCTCGATTCGGGTGCCACTCATCATTTCTCTAATGAGTTTGGTAATTTTCAGGATGCTTCTCTTTACAATGGTGCGGAGCACGCTTTGGTAGGTAATGGTAAGTCGATATGTATAAATCATATTGGTAATATTGTGCTCCCTTCCTTTGATCGTCCTCTGTCCCTTAAACACGTTCTTCATACACCTGAGATTTCCAAACAACTTATTAGTGTCACCAAGTTATGTTATGATAATAAAGCCTTTGTTGAGTTTTACCCCTCTTATTTTCTTGTGAAGGACCAACTGTCGAAGAGGCTCCTTCTCACGGGTCGTCTTGAACAAGGTCTACACAAAGTACTTCCCCCACATTCTCGCTCTGTCCTCGgtccatcttcttcttcttcgcctCCTCAAGCTCATATCGTCCAATCTTCACCAACTCCTTCGCTTAACCTTTGGCACTCTCGCTTGGGACATCCGTCTATTACAGTAGTTAAACAACTTTTACATCAATGTAACAAGCCTTTTTCAGGCTCTTTTGAATTCTGTGTTGCTTGTCAAATGGCTAAAAGCCATCGTTTACCATTTGATCGTTCTTGTACTCGAGCTACTGCTCCTTTTGAATTAATACACTCAGATCTTTGGGGTCTTTCTCCAGTTTCCACTATTACTGGTGCAAAATACTTTTTACTGTTTATTGATGATCATACCAGATTCACTTGGTTTTACCCTCTTCACTTAAAATCTGATACTATGCCATATTTTCTCAAATTTAAAGCTATGATTGAAACTCAATTCACCGCTAAAATTAAAACTCTTCAAACTGATTGGGGGGGTGAATTTCGTTCTCTTAAACCTTTTCTTGAGTCCTTGGGTATTCATCACTGACACTCCTGTCCCcatactcctcaacaaaatggtcgAGTTGAGCGCAAAAATCGTGATGTTGTTGAGAAAGGACTGTCCCTACTTACTCATTCTCACGTCCCAATTTCTTTCTGGCCGTACGCTTTTCAGCAAGCAGTCTATTTAATTAATAGACTTCCCACACCGGTCTTACATCATCGTTCCTCCTTCGAAACTCTATATCATTGTCTTCCTAACCTTGACTCTATTCGCCTGTTTGGATGTGCTTGCTATTCGTTTCTTCGACCCTATAATCAACACAAACTGCAATACCGGTCTGCCACTTGTGTTTATCTTGGATTCAACCGCTATCATAAGGGTCATCTCTGCCTTTTACCCACTTCGGGTCGGGTGTATATCTCCCGTCATGTCATTGGAGGCCATTTTCTGCAACTTTTGTACCAAAAAAAACCAACTAGAAAGAGGAGGCAACGcgggagaagagaagaggaagagaagaagaaacttTCTACCATTGGGCTAGAATCTCTTTACTCTTTTTCTATTTAGTTTAAAAATTTCTTCTCTTATCTTGAACTCATGGAAACAATGGCGTTTTATATTTTGTGGTTATTTTAGTATTTCaagcatgaactaatttcttaaaGCTAGGGGCATTGATGAACCATAATTTGTAGTGAACCTCaatttgttgattttaatttaTGCGAAGTATTTCTTATTCAATTAAGCTATGCTTATTGTAAATTTTTTCTTGAGAGTGATCAAGTTGAGTGAGATACAAGCTAATTAAACTCCATAAGGGTTTAGATTAGTGGACAAACTTAGTTGATGCTTGTTTGATAACTATGTTATTAATTAGTGGATGACTTGGGGATATTTTATTCATCATGCAAACTTGAAGGATTGTTGCTtgaattatgttcttgaaattgaATTAGCACaggaatatgtgaatttaattgctAGAACTTTAACATGAACATTTGGAAAAGTGGCATGTACATTGGTTAGGGAATCCTAGTATCAAGATTAATTTTGCTACAACAAAAACAAGATTGTACTACAAATTAAGGGGAATTGGTATTCCTAGCTACTTCCATCATTCATCTCACCAATTGACTATTCCATTGATTTAGTTTTAATtgcttattttatttttc
It includes:
- the LOC133823019 gene encoding uncharacterized protein LOC133823019 isoform X3, which encodes MSDSNNECTKEHELANNTFENKVGGDNSEDEPKSLDKSDENDAPASDKHDENPMPSPLQEETVKKKYGGIMPKKPPLISKDHERAFFDSADWALGKQQGAQKPKGPLEALRPKLQPTPHHQNRSRRSAYSPADESELEDGHANTSSKEQTTLDHDDTSNIA
- the LOC133823019 gene encoding uncharacterized protein LOC133823019 isoform X4, with amino-acid sequence MSDSNNECTKEHELANNTFENKVGGDNSEDEPKSLDKSDENDAPASDKHDENPMPSPLQEETVKKKYGGIMPKKPPLISKDHERAFFDSADWALGKQGAQKPKGPLEALRPKLQPTPHHQNRSRRSAYSPADESELEDGHANTSSKEQTTLDHDDTSNIA
- the LOC133823019 gene encoding uncharacterized protein LOC133823019 isoform X2, with amino-acid sequence MSDSNNECTKEHELANNTFENKVGGDNSEDEPKSLDKSDENDAPASDKHDENPMPSPLQEQETVKKKYGGIMPKKPPLISKDHERAFFDSADWALGKQGAQKPKGPLEALRPKLQPTPHHQNRSRRSAYSPADESELEDGHANTSSKEQTTLDHDDTSNIA
- the LOC133823019 gene encoding uncharacterized protein LOC133823019 isoform X1; this translates as MSDSNNECTKEHELANNTFENKVGGDNSEDEPKSLDKSDENDAPASDKHDENPMPSPLQEQETVKKKYGGIMPKKPPLISKDHERAFFDSADWALGKQQGAQKPKGPLEALRPKLQPTPHHQNRSRRSAYSPADESELEDGHANTSSKEQTTLDHDDTSNIA